From Bradyrhizobium sp. 4:
ACCATCGATCCCGCCGCAGCTTTATCGGCCACGCGGCGGCGGGATTTTCCACTTTCGCACTGTCTCGCCTGGCGCAGGCGCAGCCTGCGCCGAAGCCGGCGCTTATCGAGCACGCCGTCGCCGCGTCCGTTGGCATCGAGGTCAACGCGCGGCCGATCCCCAATTTCGAGCCGCGCGACCGCGCGCGCACGCGGTTCGGTTCGCTGGACTATCGCGGCGGCCTGGTGCTGACCTCGCCGCATCGCGGCTTCGGCGGCCTGTCCGGCTTCCGCTTTCTCGACACCAAAGGCGAGCGCTTCCTCGCGGTCTCCGACCAGGGCACCTGGTTCACCGGTCGCATCCGCTATTCCGGGCGGAGCATGACCGGTCTCGACGACGTCGTGGCCGCGCCGGTGCTCAATGCGGAGGGGCGGCCGATCACGGAGAAGCGGCTGTGGTACGACACCGAAGCGCTCGCGCGCGACGGCGACCTCGTCTATGTCGGGCTCGAGCGCGTCAACCAGATCATGCGGTTCGATTTTTCGAAGGGCGGCACAAGCGCCCGCGGCGAGGTGCTGCCGACGCCGCCCGCGGTGCGCAAACTGCCCTACAACAAAGGGCTCGAGGCGCTGGTGTTTGTCCCCAGGGACCTACCAAAGGGGCAGCCGCTCGCGGGCACCTTGATCGCGCTGTCGGAGGGCGGCTTCGATGCCGACGGCAATCTGATCGGCTTCTTGATAGGCGGCCCGACGCCGGGCCAGTTCAGCATTCGCCGCACCGACCAGCAGCTCATCAGC
This genomic window contains:
- a CDS encoding esterase-like activity of phytase family protein, whose amino-acid sequence is MSNHRSRRSFIGHAAAGFSTFALSRLAQAQPAPKPALIEHAVAASVGIEVNARPIPNFEPRDRARTRFGSLDYRGGLVLTSPHRGFGGLSGFRFLDTKGERFLAVSDQGTWFTGRIRYSGRSMTGLDDVVAAPVLNAEGRPITEKRLWYDTEALARDGDLVYVGLERVNQIMRFDFSKGGTSARGEVLPTPPAVRKLPYNKGLEALVFVPRDLPKGQPLAGTLIALSEGGFDADGNLIGFLIGGPTPGQFSIRRTDQQLISDAVLLPSGDLLILERKFSWFTGVDIRIRAIPLKSIAPGALVDGPVLFKADLGHEIDNMEGIDAHVTADGETVLTLVSDDNFSMLQRTLLLQFALVE